In the genome of Corynebacterium glucuronolyticum DSM 44120, the window CAGAAGCAGAGGCAGTAGTTACTAGCTTCGAAGATGCAGCACGCTCCGAGGGCTATGAACCCGCCGCACTGTCAGAGCCCCCGCAGGAGGATCTCCCCGCCACCTCCGCCACCCACAGCATCTGGTCTTTCGCTTTGCGACGCCGCACCGCTGCACTGTGGTGCGTTTGGTTCTGCGTCTCACTCTCCTACTATGGAGCATTCACGTGGATCCCCTCGCTGCTTATGGATCAAGGTTTCACCCTTGTCCGCTCGTTTAGTTTCACTCTGATCATCACTCTTGCCCAGCTCCCCGGTTACGCAGCCGCAGCCTGGCTCATTGAGGTCTGGGGCCGTCGAAGCACCCTGTCGGTATTCCTCGCCGGCTCAGCTGTCGCCGCCGTATTCTTCGGCCTAGCGACCACCAGCTGGACCATTATTCTCGCCGGATGCCTGCTTTCCTTCTTCAACCTCGGCGCGTGGGGCGCGCTCTACGCCATCGGACCGGAGCTCTACCCCACATCTGTGCGCGGGCGTGGAACGGGTTCCGCCGCAGGTTTCGGGCGCATCGGCTCAATTTTGGCTCCGCTGACCGTGCCGCCCCTTCTCGCGCTAGGTGGGCATATCACTGTTTTCGGTGTCTTCGGCGTCGCCTTTGCTCTAGCCGCTGCAGCAGCGTTCACCCTTCCCGAGCAAAAGGGCATCGCTCTTTCGTAAAAAACTCATTACCCGTCCAGACATGGAGCCCCCGGTTTTGACCGCAGGGGCCCCACCATGAGTAAACATGACCGCAGACTTATGCCGCAGATTCGAAAGAATCCCCGGCATAATCATTCGGCGATGCGCCCACATCCACAGGGGCTCTCCCCAATCATTGGGCGGTGACGGACAAAACTGAGAGACAGGCGCACTGGCAGAAAGAGTGCCCTGTAGCTACTCACTACCCTTGCCCGTGTGACCCCTGAGAATGAAGAAGAGCCTCCGCACTGATGTCGCGTATGCGCGAACGTCCCGCCCCGCGCGGACAACTCGTGCAAACCTCCCCACTTTTCACTTCGGGATTTATCAGTCCCTCCTCCCCCAGTTCGCGGTAGACTGTGGGTCACCAAGCCATGTGCTGGGCAGCGTACACAAACCCCGTTATTTATTGGTAAAATATTAACAAAACGACCGGACTGAAAGGCGCATTCCGTGAAGGAACTTGTCGATACAACGGAAATGTATCTGCGGACTATCTTCGAGCTCGAAGAGGAGGGTGTTCCCCCGCTTCGTGCTCGTATCGTGGAACGTCTCGAACAGTCTGGCCCCACTGTTAGCCAGACGGTTGCCCGCATGGAGCGCGATGGCCTCCTCGTCGTGGAGGCGAATCGACGCCTCACATTGACTGAGGAGGGCCGCGAGCGAGCTACAGCTGTCATGCGCAAACACCGCCTTGCGGAGCGCCTTTTGTCCGAAGTTATTGGGCTGGACATTAACAAGGTTCATGACGAAGCGTGTCGTTGGGAACATGTAATGAGCGATGATGTCGAAAACCTCCTGACTACTGTGCTCTCCACAACAAAGGTGTCCCCCTTTGGTAACCCCATCCCTGGTCTAGACGAACTCGATGCCCACGCGGACACTGAAAAACCCGCCAAACTGGGAACCCGTATCGTGGATCTCCCTCCAGAGGAAGAGGTCAACGGTACGCTTGCTCAGTTACACGAGATTGTCCAGATAAATGAGGGTGTTTTCCGCAATTTCTGCGAGGCTGGCCTTCGGCCAGGAAGCCCGCTTACCGCAATCAATCATGGAGCATGGGGCGAAATCATCGCTAACGGGTCCAGCTTTTCCCTCCCCGAGGACATAGTTCACGCGGTGAGGATATACCCAGCAGAAGACTAAACCCCAGTGTCTCACTTCTGAGGTGCCGCCAACAAACCCCCGGCACCTCTTTTCGTATCCCCTACGCTTGATCACGCCTGCTGTCAGGGCCGTAATCGCTGGGCATCTTCTCCGCTTTTACCACCGGAGAACCCGATAACTCTCAGGACTACGGGCAACGCCCATGGACACAGATGCTCGCGTGGTCTGGGGATATCTTCTTTCTTGTTTCTATACGCGAATCAGAAATGTGGGCGAACGCGCGATCCACGATAGACGATCACGTCTATCTGCGGGGAAACCCTGTACGAGTACTGCCCGTTGTAGACTAGTATGCGTTGTTCCGGTGCACCAGTACCTGCCGGTTCCTACTCCGCTGTCGCAGTCGACAGTCACGGAGCCCTCAGTTAGACGCAGAGTACAACGGTGTCCTTCACCACCACGAAAAAGGTAGGTTTTTACAGATGAAACTCGTTGTCACGGGAGGCGCAGGCTACGTCGGTAGTGTGTGCACGGCAGTCCTTATTGAAGCAGGCCACGATGTCACCATCGTAGACAACTTCTCTACTGGTAACCGCGATGCCGTCCATCCCGATGCTCATCTTGTTGAAGGCGACGTACGAGATGTCATCGATGATGTCCTCTCCGCCGATTCCTACGACGGCGTGCTCCATTTCGCCGCCCGGTCCCTCGTTGGTGAATCTGTGGAAAAGCCGGCCGAATACTGGAACCACAACATGGTCACGACGCTCACACTGCTTGACGCGATGGTCGCACACGATGTTTCCAGCCTCGTCTTTTCTTCAACCGCCGCCACGTACGGCGAGCCGGAAACAGTCCCGATCACAGAGGATTTCCCCACACAGCCAACGAACCCATACGGGGCCACGAAGCTGGCCATCGACTACGCAATTTCCTCCTACTGCACTGCCTATGGGCTGGCCGCAACGAGTCTCCGCTACTTCAACGTTGCAGGTGCCTACGGTTCCATCGGCGAGAATCGTGAGATTGAAACCCACCTGATCCCGCTGATCCTGCAGGTTCCCCTCGGAGCCCGCAAGGATATCAAGATTTTCGGTGATAACTGGCCGACAAAGGACGGTACCTGCGTCCGCGATTACATTCACATCCGCGATCTCGCTGATGCCCATGTCCTTGCTCTAACGTCAAACCAGCCGTCCACACACCGGATTTATAACCTCGGCTCTGGCGACGGGTACTCAGTCAAGGAGGTTATTGAGGCGTGCCGGGAAGTCACCGGGCACCCTATTCCCGCCGAAGTCGCTCCCCGGCGCGCAGGTGACCCCGCTGTACTTGTCGCTAGCTCGGAAAAAATCAAGCAGGAACTGGGCTGGAACCCGACCCGCACTACCCTGCACAACATTGTGCAGGATGCCTGGGAGTTCACCAAGAACGCAGACATGCATTTCCTCCGTAAGTAGGCAACCCTGCGCCTAACCTTTGCGTGTGCACCCGCGGTGGATCCATCTCGGAAGGTGTGCCCAAGTCACGCAGCGCGCTCATATCCGGAACGCTTTTCCCGTCCGAAGAACGGGTGCAGTACGACGACCTTTGCCACACATGCGTGATAGCGACGGTTGGAGCGACCGAGGGGGACAGGACCGTTCCAGCCACTGACTGCTGCGGGATCTGGCATAGCCATCTCTTAAACCACGTCAAGGCACGCCAAGGGCCTGCGCTAGGTAACAGGCGCAGGCCCTTGGTCTTTCCTTTTCTTTTATCCCGCTCGTATTTCTCCTTTCTCTCCCCGATCCCATTCCCCCGAGGTGTGCACTGTTTTCGTGGAACGCCGCCCCCGAAGCGTTCCACGAGAGTATCTACCAATTCCCCCACGGGCTCCTCCCCTACCCGCCGACGTCGGGGTAGGAATGCCCCCGATGAACTCCCCCACGTTCCCCGATTTGCACCATCCCTACCTCACACCTCCGATTACGTTGTCCTCCGAATCCATTCGATGCCTGGGCACCCCCTCCGGCATCTATCCCCCTGCAGAGGTACGCGACTTCTTCATGTTTTGGTAGATACACTATGCATTTTTCTATTTGAGTACACGCACCTGGCTACGTTAGCCGTCACAGATGTGCTCGTGATTCACAATCGTGCTGCCAGAGATGTATTATTGGCATCGAACTTTTTCATCGTGACAACACCGCAACCAACGTGGCAGGCGATCGGATCCGTGTCATGCTTATCGATTCCCCCTTGTCATACTCCCCTTTTTTCCTTTCCTATCCCCAGATATCCCCCGCAGTCCCCGTCCCCGCTTGGTCTTCCCCACGACCTTTCACTTTTGTTGGTTCCCGATGTGCAAGGAGACAGCGTCCGTGCGGAGACTAGCTTGCTTTTCTGACCTTGCCATCCGCACACGTGTCGACGGCAACGTCCGTGTCATTTCCCACGCACTCGGTTGACTCTGTACCCCCGTTTTCAGAGCGGACGCTCTCATCGTCCTTCACGGGAGGGTGTTCACCACCGATGGCGCTCTCTCCATAGAGGGTGTACGGAAATTCCTCAAAGTCATCGTCCTCGTCCTCATCGTCATAGTCGTCATCGTCGTCGATGCCATCGATATCGGACAGCAGTTCGTGGGTTCCTTCGAGGCAGGCTTCCAGGAGCTCACTATGAATCCCATGCATGCACGCTTGGCCGATGCACTGCGCCAGTACATGCTGCGGGTCTTCCTTCAGGATTACCTCGACTGCGGCGAAGTTATGGGTCATTGCATCTGCCGCGATGCTTGCAAGCACGTAAACGCACAGCGCGTTGTGCCTTGCGAATCCTGTCGCGGTTTTTGCCACCGCGAGGCACAACATGCGCGCGTCCTCAGCTCGCTCGATAGCAATGTCCAGGATGAGATCGCGTGTGAGTTTGTCGCTCATCAGCGTAATCATCGAAAGAAGAGCATCCTTCGCTTTCAATAGAGCGGTTTCCGACTCCGCGTCACGTGCAGCATCGAGACAGTCAACAAACAGGTTGCGAACCTCATACGAGCTTCCGCCCAAGCGAATGTCGCCTACAAGCGTACGTGCTTTCTGCGTCAACTTCTTTTGCTTCGACGAGGAAAGCGTCACATACGGGTTCCCATGGGCGAAACGAGCAAGGACATCGGACCGGGTGAGCTCTGGAAGATTCCCCTCGCCCACCATCTGCTTTGTCGAGACTGCAGTCGCCACATCACAGATTGTTCCGTGCTCCCAGACACCGGTATCGGGGATGACACTTGTGCCATCCTCGCCTGTCAGGGTGCCGGCGAGGAAGTACGGAGTTCCTGTCGCGATCTCCTCTGTTACCCAGATTGCAGCCAGAGGGAAGTTTGTTTCACCTGCCTTTTGGACGATCTCATCCAAGGTCTCATCAATGATGAAAGGATCGGTCTTTTTGGCGATAACCAACGCCCAAACGGAATCTGGTTTGTGCTGTGCGATGATGTCACAAGCGTGGTCAATCGAGCGCCAATCTGTGATGTCGGCGCGGGATGCAAAATCGAGGGACAGACGGACTTTCGTGCCTGCTGTCGTTGCTGTGAAGTTGAGAAAAACCACGGACTCCTCAGGAAAGAATCCCAGGAGACCGGGAATATTTGCGAAAATTTGGGCTGGTGTGCCGAGAACATTTTTTGTCATGACTTCACTATCCCTAAACCTCCGCGACTGCACCATGCCACCAGCAGCGCCTTTTCAAACATATCAATAATCCCTTATGCAGGGCCGAGGCCTAGCTTGTGGAAAACTGCGAAACGTACATACACGCCACCAGGAGAGATTGCTCCCCTCCTCGTCTGATAGGTTTATGAAATATTTTTCTATTGTGCCCTTGGTCACACCTTGTACCCGGCGGGCGTCGACTGGTGTGAGGCATCTCCACACCACATTGGCAAACGTGTCTCTGCTTCCACAGGCACACTGGCATGGATTCCCTCGCATAGGGAATAATCTCAGCGAGGTAACCGTTGTTGTAGATACATAGAGTGGCGACTCGCGGTGACTCCAATCAACCTGGTGAGACCGAAACGGGGATCTTCGTTTATGGCAGAGCGAGGGCTGACACACCTCATGGTTTGGCTCCTCACTGTACGGCCCCCCACCGGGCTGTGCGGGGCACTTCGAGACTGATGCCACCGTGGTGTAGCTTATGGCTACACACAAAGAGACGTACACGCATGTGGGCTCGCACGCTACGGGCACATTGTGTTGTGGAGGAGATGGAAAGGAATAGCTCATGGCCGATAAAGAACGCTCCATGTACGAGCTTGAATATCCAGCACCGGAGGTGTCCGGCGCACACGAATCCACTGTCACAATGATTGTCGCTCTTCAAGGCTATGCCGATGCCGGGCATGCTGTGGAAGCCGCTGCAGACCACCTGCTCGCCGCACTCGACAATCGACTCGTCGCATCCTTCAACAACGACGAGCTCATCGATTATCGTTCTCGGCGACCAACTGTCACCTTGCGGGACTCGCACATCGACCGAGTAGACAAGCTTGAATTGGGTCTCCGCGTCCTGCGGGATGTCGAAGGACACCCGTTCCTGCTCCTGTCTGGTCCCGAGCCGGATCTTAGGTGGGACGGCTTCTCCCAGGCCGTCGCAGATCTGGCGGAGAAGTACGGAGTAGACAAAACGATCTGCCTATACTCAGCTCCCATGGCGGTTCCGCACACGCGGCCGATGGTCGTATCCGCACACGGCAATTTCCCAGCGTTGAAGAACAAACACATCTTCTTTGACTCCATCGTCCACCTGCCCGGTTCTGCGCAGTTGACGATCGAATCTGTGCTGCAAAGGCGCGGAAAGAAAACGGGTGGGTACACAGCAATGGTGCCGAACTACGTTTCCGGTTCCTTTTACCCCGAGGCAACCCTCAACCTCCTCCGTGCCGTAGAGGACATCGCGAACGTGAAGCTCCCCCTCCACGTCCTGGAGAGGGACGCAGAAAAGGTGGAAGAACAGCTGTACCAGCAGACCGCCGAGAACGGGGAGATTCAACAAGTAGTTGGACTTCTCGAGCAACAGTACGACGAGCGGTTAGCGGAATTCCAAGAAGCACACCCGGGCATGGCACTGCCGGGCGAAGCCGCAATCCCAACCTCGGAAGAGCTCGGTGAGGAGTTTGAACGATTCCTCGCTTCCGTGTCCGATCGGGAAACTCCGCCACAGCCCGGCGCGCTTCCGCCCCGTGCCTCTGAAAACACGCAGGAGCCGTCAGCACAGAGGACCGATGCCCCGGGCACAACCGACCCACGGGAAGCACTGCGCTCTTTCACCGAGGAAACGGCTGTTTATCCGGAGCACCACGAACGAAAAACGGACGAGGATAGGGAGACCGAGGAGGGCGTCGACAAGCCAGAAGGCTCTCCCTCTGCCGACGACGAGACTGACGACCACCAGTAGCGGAACAACCGCTGGACAGGTGTCACCGTGCGTGGGCCTGCCCAAGTACTCTGGAAACCATCCGGGGTGGCGCACTGTTCGCACGCCCTCGGATGGATAGCCAGTCGACTGCATGATGAGAAAGGACGTCCCCGGTGAATCTCTCCCAGATGCTCCCCGACCTCGAAGAGGTCCCCGAATCGCTTGTCGACGAGGCGACGTTCGACTCGTTCCTCCACTACGTCCGCTCCAAGGGGATCGAGCTGTACCCCGCCCAAGAAGAAGCAGCGCTGGGCATTCTGGCCGGGGACAACGTCATTCTGTCCACCCCCACCGGCTCCGGCAAATCGATGGTGGCAAACGCCGCTCACTTCATCGCTCTGGCGCGCGGTCAACGTTCCTTTTACACGGCCCCGATTAAGGCGCTTGTCAGCGAAAAATTTTTCTCCTTGTGCTCCATGTTCGGTCCAGAAAACGTCGGCATGATGACAGGTGATGCCACTGTTAATGGCAAGGCACCCATCATCTGTGCAACCGCGGAAATTGTCGCCAACATCGCTCTCAGAGATGGTGCTGAAGCCGATATTGACCAGGTCATCATGGACGAGTTCCACTACTACGCCGATTCTCAACGTGGGTGGGCATGGCAAGTACCACTGCTCGAGCTCCCCAAGGCTCAGTTCCTTCTCATGAGCGCCACTCTTGGTGATACCACCGCTTTGCGAGAAGATCTGACTGAGCGCACCGGAAGGGACACCAACGAGGTGACAGGTTCCGAACGGCCTGTTCCGCTTGAATTCCACTATGTGTACACACCCGTCCAGGAAACGGTGGAAAATCTTCTGGAGTCCGGCACCGTGCCGGTGTACATCGTGCACTTCACTCAGAGAGAAGCCCTTGAACAGGCTCAGGCGCTGACGAGCATTAATGTTTGCAACAAAGAGGAGAAGGAACGCATCGCCGCAGAGATCGGCTCGTTCCGTTTCACCACCAAATTTGGCAAAACACTCTCCCGCCTCCTGCGCAAGGGCATCGGTGTCCACCATGCAGGCATGCTACCCAAGTACAGGCGACTGGTGGAACGGCTGTCCCAGTCGGGATTGCTCAAAGTGATCTGCGGGACGGATACGCTGGGCGTAGGCATTAACGTCCCCATTCGAACTGTCTTATTCACAGGTCTCGTTAAATACGACGGTTTCCGCAGTCGAGTGCTCAAATCCCGCGAATTCCATCAGATCGCCGGACGCGCAGGCCGTGCTGGATTTGACACCTTGGGCACCGTCATCGTTGAAGCCCCAGAACACGAAATTGAGAACTACAAACTTCGCAAGCGAGCGGGACAAGACGAAAAGAAACTCAAGAAACTGCGCAAAGCGAAGGTAAAGAAGGGCGAGGTAACGTGGAGCGATGAGACCTTTGACAAGCTCACCACCGCCGCCCCTGAGCAGCTAACAAGCCAGTTCAGAGTCAGTACCTCTATGATCATCAACGTGCTGGCCCGCACGGGAGACACCTTCGAGCACTTTCGCCACCTGTTGCGCACATCGCATAACACGCGTAAGCAGCAGAACCGGGATATTCTCACCGCAATCGAGCTGTACCGCGGGCTTGTCGAGGCGGGAGTCGTGTCCACGGATAACGGCGTGGAGCTGACCGAGGACATGCCCCGCGACTTCGCCCTCAACCAGCCTCTCGGACAGTTCGCCCTCGCTGCGCTAGAGCTATTGGATCCGGAGTCCCCCACCTTCACCCTGGATGTGATCAGCGTATTCGAATCCATTCTGGAAAATCCCCGTAATCTTCTTCGGGCTCAGCAACGCGTAGAGCGCAGTGAGGAGAACGCTGCTCTCAAGGACGAGGGTGTTGATTACAACGAGAGACGCGCCATCCTCGATGAGGTCACCTGGCCGCAACCCCTGGGAGAGCTTCTCACCCAGGCCTATGAAACGTACGCCGCAGGGCACCCGTGGGTTCACGAATACGAGCTCACGCCAAAGACTGTGGTGCGCTACATGATTGAACACGGCCTCACCTTCTCTGATCTCGTAGCCGAGTTCGGGATTTCCCGTTCGGAGGGAGAGGTACTTCGCTACCTCACTGATGCCTGGC includes:
- a CDS encoding MFS transporter translates to MDIRTSTPTRAQRLDRLPFTGKHKKLLFGSGLGWALDAMDVGLVSFVIASLAVDWHLDKTVTSWIASVGFIGMAIGATFGGLLADRYGRRSIFSVTLLVYGLATGASALATSVTMLLIFRFLTGMGLGAELPVTSTLVSEFSPRHVRGRIVVLLEAFWAVGWIAAAVIGTFVVAHHDSGWRWGLAVGAMPALYALYVRAKIPESVRYLELKGKDAEAEAVVTSFEDAARSEGYEPAALSEPPQEDLPATSATHSIWSFALRRRTAALWCVWFCVSLSYYGAFTWIPSLLMDQGFTLVRSFSFTLIITLAQLPGYAAAAWLIEVWGRRSTLSVFLAGSAVAAVFFGLATTSWTIILAGCLLSFFNLGAWGALYAIGPELYPTSVRGRGTGSAAGFGRIGSILAPLTVPPLLALGGHITVFGVFGVAFALAAAAAFTLPEQKGIALS
- a CDS encoding metal-dependent transcriptional regulator, with the translated sequence MKELVDTTEMYLRTIFELEEEGVPPLRARIVERLEQSGPTVSQTVARMERDGLLVVEANRRLTLTEEGRERATAVMRKHRLAERLLSEVIGLDINKVHDEACRWEHVMSDDVENLLTTVLSTTKVSPFGNPIPGLDELDAHADTEKPAKLGTRIVDLPPEEEVNGTLAQLHEIVQINEGVFRNFCEAGLRPGSPLTAINHGAWGEIIANGSSFSLPEDIVHAVRIYPAED
- the galE gene encoding UDP-glucose 4-epimerase GalE, giving the protein MKLVVTGGAGYVGSVCTAVLIEAGHDVTIVDNFSTGNRDAVHPDAHLVEGDVRDVIDDVLSADSYDGVLHFAARSLVGESVEKPAEYWNHNMVTTLTLLDAMVAHDVSSLVFSSTAATYGEPETVPITEDFPTQPTNPYGATKLAIDYAISSYCTAYGLAATSLRYFNVAGAYGSIGENREIETHLIPLILQVPLGARKDIKIFGDNWPTKDGTCVRDYIHIRDLADAHVLALTSNQPSTHRIYNLGSGDGYSVKEVIEACREVTGHPIPAEVAPRRAGDPAVLVASSEKIKQELGWNPTRTTLHNIVQDAWEFTKNADMHFLRK
- a CDS encoding DUF4192 domain-containing protein translates to MTKNVLGTPAQIFANIPGLLGFFPEESVVFLNFTATTAGTKVRLSLDFASRADITDWRSIDHACDIIAQHKPDSVWALVIAKKTDPFIIDETLDEIVQKAGETNFPLAAIWVTEEIATGTPYFLAGTLTGEDGTSVIPDTGVWEHGTICDVATAVSTKQMVGEGNLPELTRSDVLARFAHGNPYVTLSSSKQKKLTQKARTLVGDIRLGGSSYEVRNLFVDCLDAARDAESETALLKAKDALLSMITLMSDKLTRDLILDIAIERAEDARMLCLAVAKTATGFARHNALCVYVLASIAADAMTHNFAAVEVILKEDPQHVLAQCIGQACMHGIHSELLEACLEGTHELLSDIDGIDDDDDYDDEDEDDDFEEFPYTLYGESAIGGEHPPVKDDESVRSENGGTESTECVGNDTDVAVDTCADGKVRKAS
- a CDS encoding PAC2 family protein, with protein sequence MADKERSMYELEYPAPEVSGAHESTVTMIVALQGYADAGHAVEAAADHLLAALDNRLVASFNNDELIDYRSRRPTVTLRDSHIDRVDKLELGLRVLRDVEGHPFLLLSGPEPDLRWDGFSQAVADLAEKYGVDKTICLYSAPMAVPHTRPMVVSAHGNFPALKNKHIFFDSIVHLPGSAQLTIESVLQRRGKKTGGYTAMVPNYVSGSFYPEATLNLLRAVEDIANVKLPLHVLERDAEKVEEQLYQQTAENGEIQQVVGLLEQQYDERLAEFQEAHPGMALPGEAAIPTSEELGEEFERFLASVSDRETPPQPGALPPRASENTQEPSAQRTDAPGTTDPREALRSFTEETAVYPEHHERKTDEDRETEEGVDKPEGSPSADDETDDHQ
- a CDS encoding DEAD/DEAH box helicase, coding for MLPDLEEVPESLVDEATFDSFLHYVRSKGIELYPAQEEAALGILAGDNVILSTPTGSGKSMVANAAHFIALARGQRSFYTAPIKALVSEKFFSLCSMFGPENVGMMTGDATVNGKAPIICATAEIVANIALRDGAEADIDQVIMDEFHYYADSQRGWAWQVPLLELPKAQFLLMSATLGDTTALREDLTERTGRDTNEVTGSERPVPLEFHYVYTPVQETVENLLESGTVPVYIVHFTQREALEQAQALTSINVCNKEEKERIAAEIGSFRFTTKFGKTLSRLLRKGIGVHHAGMLPKYRRLVERLSQSGLLKVICGTDTLGVGINVPIRTVLFTGLVKYDGFRSRVLKSREFHQIAGRAGRAGFDTLGTVIVEAPEHEIENYKLRKRAGQDEKKLKKLRKAKVKKGEVTWSDETFDKLTTAAPEQLTSQFRVSTSMIINVLARTGDTFEHFRHLLRTSHNTRKQQNRDILTAIELYRGLVEAGVVSTDNGVELTEDMPRDFALNQPLGQFALAALELLDPESPTFTLDVISVFESILENPRNLLRAQQRVERSEENAALKDEGVDYNERRAILDEVTWPQPLGELLTQAYETYAAGHPWVHEYELTPKTVVRYMIEHGLTFSDLVAEFGISRSEGEVLRYLTDAWRTLKQSVPEAYYTDDLDDVVVWLGEIIQQVDSSLIDEWAQMADPDAPVSEDTVEKQLAFGVTDPNALTANRRAFTIMVRNYFFHVVELFALEKEETLDELIDYLDDKPDISLALDDYFDDYDDVDLTTAARGKEYFRVEEDGRSWHVRQIIKDPEDDRSFAFVGTVDLDASDAEGEVRLSSLVIEQN